From Pseudoramibacter sp.:
ATTATACTGGTTAATAATCACAAAGAGACAGATAGGAAAAAATAGGAAAAAAGATGAACATCAACAAAACCGTTTTTGGAACCCGACTGAAACAGCTTATGAAATCTTACGGCGAGACCACGTATTCCATCGGCCGCCACTTTAAATTATCGCCGCCGAGCATTTCCCGGTACACCCGGGGCGAAATGGCGCCAAAAATGACGACCCTTTACGCCCTGGCCGACTACTTCGGCGTCAATCCCGAATGGCTCATGGGCGAACCGGTGTCCATGTATCAGTCCGATGTCCTGGATGACAGTGACATCGGCGCTGAAAAAAGCCTGGTGAGCGTCTCCGTTTTCGACGAAATCCGCTACGACCTGCCCATTTTCTCCAACCACCGCATCAAGCGGGAACTGCAGATGCCTCTGGATCAGCTCACCAAATGGGGGCCCGTGTTCGGCTACCGCATCCCTGACGAGAGCATGTCCCCGATTCTCCAGCCCGACGATCTCGTCATCATTCGCCTGGACACCGCGGTTCAGTCGGGAAACGCCGTGGCTTTTCACGCCAACGGGGAAAACATGAAGATAAGAAAAGTCATCGTGCAGGGCAAGCAGCTTATCGCCCAGCCCGTCAACCCCAACGTGGATGCGGTCAGCTACCACATTCAGCAGGACCGTGTGCAGATCATCGGCCGGGTCGTGTACTGCCTGCATCAGGAAGAGACTTATTTCAAGCGATAAAAAAACTCAGTCCGAAGACTGAGTTTTTTTAGATTAGATCTGTAAGCCGAGTTCTGTTTAAATGATCATCTATCTGATTTTGCTGTTGCCAGCAAACTTAAGCGACCTACCTGTTGAGCAGCGACGGGCCGCCGCCTTTTTGCGCTCGTTCTTGGTCTTGCTCCAAATGGGGTTTACCCAGCTGGCGAATTACTTCAGCCACTGGTGAGCTCTTACCTCACCGTTTCACCCTTACCGAAAAATCGGCGGTTTGCTTTCTGTTGCACTTGCCTTAAAGTCACCTTTACCGGACGTTATCCGGCATCCTGCCCTGTGGAGCTCGGACTTTCCTCAGAGACATGCTCCGCGATCATCTGATCTAGTCTACATTATTATACGCAGATGCGCCTTAAATTTCAAGGTTTTATTCTTTAAATGTCCCCATTTCAAATGCTTCCTGATCGCCCGCTTCGCCGTCTTTTTCAGAGACTGGACCGTTGGATTCGTCGTCGTCTTTTCCCTGATTGAGAATTTCGTCGCGGACTTTCTGTTCGATTTCGTCGCACAGATCCGGCCGTTCTTCAAAGAGCTGGCGCACTTTGTCCCGGCCCTGGCCCAGGCGTTCGTTTCCGTAAGAGAACCAGGAACCGGATTTCTTCACGATATCGAGGTCCACCGCCTGATCGAGGACATCCCCTTCGTGGGAAATACCCTTGCCGTAGATGATGTCAAATTCCGCGGTCTTAAATGGCGGCGCCATTTTATTTTTGACAATTTTGGCCCGGGTTCTGTTGCCGATGTTTTCCCCGTCTTTCTTGATCGAATCGATGCGGCGCACATCGATCCGAACTGACGCGTAGAATTTCAGCGCCCGGCCGCCGGTGGTGACTTCCGGATTGCCGTAGACCACCCCGACTTTTTCTCTAAGCTGATTGATGAAGATCGTGGCGGTGTTCGCGTTCTTAATGACTCCGGTCAGCTTCCTCAGCGCCTGGGACATGAGTCTTGCGTGCAGCCCCACGTGGGATTCGCCCATGGTCCCGTCGATTTCAGCCCGGGGCACCAGAGCGGCCACCGAGTCGATGACGGCCACGTCGATGGCGCCGCTTCGCAGCAGGGCTTCGAGGATTTCCAGAGCCTGTTCTCCAGTGTCCGGCTGGGAAATGATCAAGTTGTCAATGTCCACACCCAGATTCGCGGCGTACACCGGGTCCAGCGCGTGTTCAGCGTCGATGAAGGCCGCGTTGCCGCCCTGCTTCTGGCATTCTGCGATGATGTGCAGCGCCAGGGTCGTCTTCCCTGAAGATTCAGGGCCGTAAATTTCCGTGATTCTTCCCTTGGGGATGCCGCCGATGCCCAGGGCCAGGTCGATGCTCAAAGATGAGGTTGAAATGACATCGACGTCCCGTCTGGCGCTGTCGCCGAGGCGCATGACAGCGCCTTTTCCAAAGGTTTTTTCGATATTTTTCAAGGCTGTATCCAGCGCCTTTTTCCGTTCTTTATCGTCCGTGATGGGGACAACATGTTCTAAAGGTTTGTCTTTTTTCGCCATGTACATTCCTCCTTCAATGCTGAGTTTACAATAAAACTTCCCGAATCATGCCAAATACCTTGATCGCCGCCCGGGTCTGAATCATGCGGCGGCTGCCTTTAAAGCGGCAGGTTTCGATCTGAAGCTTGCCGCCGGCACAGATGGCGATTTCCACTTCTGCCGACAGCGGATCGTCCGGCGTCTTGGCCAGATCGGAGACGGCCACGTTGATGTCGCAGTCTGAAATGGCAAACAGACGCTTGGCCATTGCACCGGCTGCCTTGGAATCATCGCCGAGCAGCTTCGTCTTCATCTGGCTGTCATTGACCACCAGCCCCAGTTTAAAAACCTTCGCCATGCCGTCGATGCCCGACAGAATTTCGCCGGCCATGCCGCCGGTTCCCGAATCGGCAATGGCCAGGGTCATCCCTTTCTTGATCAAAAGATCGGCCGCCGCCTTGGAGAGGGGATCTGCAGAATGGGCAAAGATGTGCCGGCCGAACCGGGCTTCAATGGCCTTTGAATACTGATCCAACAGGGCGTTGACCTGGGCTTCGTCTGTGCCGTTGGCGGTCACGCGGATGAGCACTTCCCCCGGTTTGGCGTAGGTGGCGATCGTCGGATTGTCCTGATCTTTGACCAGATCGAGGATGGCTTCTTCCACCATGGATTCACCCATGTCGCAGATATTGAAGAAGCGCGAAAGCACCAGCTGATGGGTGCGCTGTTTCAATATCGGCAGAACCGAAAGGTCGAGCATCGCCTTCATTTCTTCCGGCGGCCCCGGCAGCAGAAAGACACTCACGCCGTTTTTTTCGATGTGGATGCCCGGCGCCGTTCCCCGGGTGTTGTCGATGGCTTCGGCCCCCACCGGAATGTCGCACTGTCTGAAGTTGTTCTCTGTTAATTTATAATTATAGCGGTCGAAATGGGCCTTCATCTTTTCAACCTGGCCTTCGTCCCGCTTCAGGGGCATGCCGAAATAATCCGCGATGGTTTTTTTGGTCAGATCGTCCTGGGTCGGCCCCAATCCCCCGGTCACGACGATAATCTGGCTCCGGTGCGCGGCGATGTCCACGCAGTCCCTGAGGCGCCCGGGATTGTCCCCGATCGTCGTCTGATAATGCACGGCCACGCCGATCCGCGACAACTGTTCTGAAACGTACTGCGCATTGGTGTTCAGGGTTTCTCCTGTCAAAAGCTCAGTCCCGACACAGATAATTTCACAATCCATTGTGCTTGCCTTCTTTCATCTTTTTTTACAGCCAAAAAAACGCCTGTGGAAGCAGACGTTTTAAAATAAATCATTTGGATTGAATGACATTCTTGTTGTTGACGAAATATTCAATGCCAGAAATAATGGTCAGGGCCAGGGCCACATAGACCAAGATGTTGCCGAGGAGCCACAGCATTTGCACCTGCGGCTGCCAGGAGTAAAGAATCAAAAGAATGATCGTAATCATCTGAGACACGGTCTTCGCTTTGCCGAGTTTTCCGGCGGCGATCACGATGCCCGAGGATGCTGCCAGGGTTCTGAGCCCGGTGATTGCAAATTCTCTGGCGATGATGATGATCACAATCCAGGCCATCATTTGATGGGCTTCGACGAGGCAGATAAAGGCTGACGCCGTTAAAAGCTTGTCCGCAAGCGGGTCCATGAATTTGCCAAAGTCCGTAATTAAATGCCGGCTCCTCGCAATGTGACCGTCCAAATGGTCAGAATAAGAAGCCACACAGAAGATGATCAGTGCAATCAAATAGTGGTGCGGAAAGCTGATTTCCATGGCAGCCACAAAAAACGGAATGCAGATCATTCTGAAAATCGTAATTTTATTCGGTAGATTCATTGATTACCTCCCCTATTAAATCAAATCCAATCGCATCTACGATTCTCACATGATAAAAATGTCCCGGCTCCGGCCTTGAAGTCTCGATGATCACATCGCCGTCGATTTCTGGAGCGTCTCCCCGCGTTCTTCCGACTGCGATGCCGTTTTCGTCAATTTCATCGACGAGCACCTGGATTTCCTGATCGATCCAACGCGTATTCCATGCGGTGGAAATCGCCTCCTGCTGCTCGTAAATGCGTCTGACCCGATCTTCCTTGACGTCTTCGTCAATCTGGTCTGGCATTTCGGCCGCCGGCGTTCCCTCTTCCCTGGAATAGGCAAAGGCGCCCAAACGCTCGAATTTTAATTCTTTGAGCGATTGGCACATGGCCTCAAACTGGGCTTCGGTTTCCCCTGGAAATCCTGCGATCACCGTCGTTCTCAAAACGGCGTCCGGGCATTTTTTCCGAATCAGTTTCACTTTACCATAAATTTCTTTTTTGTCAATGTGACGTCCCATGCGCCTCAGAATCTCATCTTCGGTGTGCTGAATGGGCATGTCAAAATACTGACAGATATTCGAATGGCTCGCGATGACGTCTAAAAGCCTTTCGTCGATCCCTTCGGGATACATGTACAAAAGCCGGATCCACTTAAAGGGAACAGTCCCGGCCAGTTCATCCAATAAATCCGCCAGCTGAATTTCTTCTTTTAAATCCTTGCCGTACTGGGTCAGATTCTGGGCCACCAGAATCAGTTCCCGGACGCCGCTGTCGTACAGCATCTGCGCTTCCTGCAGAATTTCTTCTGGCCTGCGGCTCCGGTGCCGCCCCCGGATGTTCGGGATCGCGCAATAGGTGCAGTGGTTGTCGCAGCCTTCGCTGATCTTTAAATATTCCGTCACGCTGCCTTTTTTGACGTAGCGTTTCTGGTCTTCTTCATGAATTTCCGGGCTGGCGTAAATTTTCTGTTCCGGCGCCGTCCCGTTCTGTCTTAATATTTCCGACAGATCTTCGATTTCGTTGACGCCGACAAAATAATCGACTTCCGGCAGTTCTGCCTTGAGTTCTTCGGCGTAGCGCTGGGCCATGCAGCCGGCGACCACGAAGGTGCTGCATTTTTCATCGTCATGGGTGCGGTAGGGCAGCAGATCGAAAATCGCGTCGATGGACTGTTTTTTCGCCGCTTCGATGAAGCAGCAGGTGTTCACGACGATTAAATCCGCATCGGCCGGTTCTTCTGTGAGCGAAAAGCCCCGTCCCAGCAGCCCGCCGAGCATGTGTTCACTGTCCACCGTGTTTTTGTCGCATCCCATGGTTCGGACAAAGACTTTCTGATCAGCCATGATAGTTCTCCCTTGACATCAGTAATTTCCGCGGCTTGCTGCCGTTGGGGCCTGAAATAATGCCCCGGTCTTCGAGTTCGTCGATGATCCGTCCAGCTCTCGCATAACCGACTCTGAGTTTGCGCTGCACCATGGACGTCGAAATCTGACCGTTGGTAAAGGCCAGTTCCGCTGCTTTCGGGAACAGCTCATCCACAGTTTCTTCCGTTTTTTCTTCATCCTTGGCGGTTTCCGCCGCTTGGATTTCTTCTTCAATATGGGCGTCGAAGGTCGGCTTTTCCCCCTGGGAAACGGCCGCGACCACCCGGTTGATTTCATTGTCTGACACAAAGGTACCCTGAACCCGCAGCGGCTTCGATTTGCCCACCGGGAAGTAGAGCATATCCCCTTTGCCCAGAAGTTTTTCGGCGCCGACCTGATCGAGAATGGTGCGGCTGTCCGTGTTGGACGCCACCGAGAACGCGATTCGCGACGGAATGTTTGCCTTGATCAGCCCGGTGATGACATCCACCGAAGGCCGCTGGGTCGCAATGACCAGATGAATGCCGCAGGCTCTTGCGAGCTGGGCGATCCGGCAGATGGCGCTTTCCACTTCTTTGGGCGAGGTCATCATCAAATCCGCCAATTCGTCGATAATGATGACGATGCGGGGCAGTTTTTTCTGCCCATTCTGGAGGGCTTTCTTGTTGTAGCCTTTGATGTCCCGGACCCCGGCGTCTTTAAAGAGCTGGTAGCGGTCCGTCATTTCCTTGATGCCCCAGTTCAGCGCGTAGGCCGCCTTTTTCGGGTCGGTCACCACCGGAATCAGCATGTGGGGCAGCGCGTTGTAGACATTGAGTTCGACCATTTTAGGGTCGATCATGATGAAGCGCAGATCCTCCGGACTGAGCTTGTAAATCAGGGAAATGATCATCGTGTTGATGCACACCGATTTCCCGGAGCCGGTGGCGCCGGCGATGAGCAGGTGGGGCATCTTCGAAATGTCCCCGATGACGTTCTGGCCCGACAAAGTTTTGCCCAGCGCGAAAGGCAACTTGGCTTCCGATTTCTGGAACACCGGCGTCTTGATGATGTCGCCAAGGGCGACCACTTCGCTCACCGCGTTGGGCACTTCGATGCCCACAGCGGATTTTCCCGGAATCGGCGCTTCCATCCGGATGTCGCTCGTCGCCAGACGCAAAGCCAGGTCATCGGACAGGGCGACAATTTTGCCGACCTTGACGCCGGAAGCCGGCTGCACTTCAAAGCGCGTGATGGACGGCCCGACGTCAACGCCGACGATGTTGGCGTTGACTTTGAATTCTTTTAACGTATCTTCGATTTGATGGGCCTTTTTGATGACATCCTCTTTCTTGCTGCCGCTGTGGTGGCTGCCGGGATTGAGGAGGGCCACATCGGGCTTATGATAAGCCCGAACCGGAGCGTCCGTCGATGGACGGCCTATCTCCCCCGGGTCATCATCTTCCTCTCCTGCCTCTTCCGGCGCGGATTCTTCATCGTTCTGAACCGGCTGCTGAGGCGCCTGGGCCGCCTGTTCGGCTTCCCGCACCCGTTCTTCCCGTTCAGACTTGGCCTTGCGCTTGAGGTCTTCGTCGTCCAGCTGATCGATGACGTCGTCGATGTTGACGTACTGGGTGTTTACGGACACCTTCCCCACATCGCTGGGATTAAAGAGGCTGTCGTAGTTCTGGTCTTCCAGTTCTTCCTGCTGCTGGCGCTTCAATTCGGCTTCCTTGCGCATCTTGGCCAGTTCCCGTTCTTCTTTGAGGGTCTTGATGTGTTCTTCCATCGCTTCCTGGCTCTGGTCTCTCAGACGGCCAAAGAACCCTGGAGAAACAATGGTGATGATTTTATAGATTTCAAACGCCAGCAGGCACAGGAGCAAAATGATTGTCCCGGGCTTTTTGATCACCGTCAGGAAAATGTAGGCCAGCACCAGCCCGAAGATCCCGCCGAAGGCATTGCTGCCTTTCAGGGGCAGGGTGAACATGTCGAGCAGTGTGTACTGCATCATGCTGGGCACGCTCATGCTGAAGATGATCAGTAAATTGGCCAGAAGCAGGGCCACATAGCCCATCACTCTGGCGTACTTTTTCCAGCTCTGGGTGAAGATGATCACCCCAGCCACAATAAAATACATACAGTAAATCACGGACACATTGCCAAACAAATAGCGCACG
This genomic window contains:
- a CDS encoding helix-turn-helix domain-containing protein; this encodes MNINKTVFGTRLKQLMKSYGETTYSIGRHFKLSPPSISRYTRGEMAPKMTTLYALADYFGVNPEWLMGEPVSMYQSDVLDDSDIGAEKSLVSVSVFDEIRYDLPIFSNHRIKRELQMPLDQLTKWGPVFGYRIPDESMSPILQPDDLVIIRLDTAVQSGNAVAFHANGENMKIRKVIVQGKQLIAQPVNPNVDAVSYHIQQDRVQIIGRVVYCLHQEETYFKR
- the recA gene encoding recombinase RecA, yielding MAKKDKPLEHVVPITDDKERKKALDTALKNIEKTFGKGAVMRLGDSARRDVDVISTSSLSIDLALGIGGIPKGRITEIYGPESSGKTTLALHIIAECQKQGGNAAFIDAEHALDPVYAANLGVDIDNLIISQPDTGEQALEILEALLRSGAIDVAVIDSVAALVPRAEIDGTMGESHVGLHARLMSQALRKLTGVIKNANTATIFINQLREKVGVVYGNPEVTTGGRALKFYASVRIDVRRIDSIKKDGENIGNRTRAKIVKNKMAPPFKTAEFDIIYGKGISHEGDVLDQAVDLDIVKKSGSWFSYGNERLGQGRDKVRQLFEERPDLCDEIEQKVRDEILNQGKDDDESNGPVSEKDGEAGDQEAFEMGTFKE
- a CDS encoding CinA family nicotinamide mononucleotide deamidase-related protein, producing MDCEIICVGTELLTGETLNTNAQYVSEQLSRIGVAVHYQTTIGDNPGRLRDCVDIAAHRSQIIVVTGGLGPTQDDLTKKTIADYFGMPLKRDEGQVEKMKAHFDRYNYKLTENNFRQCDIPVGAEAIDNTRGTAPGIHIEKNGVSVFLLPGPPEEMKAMLDLSVLPILKQRTHQLVLSRFFNICDMGESMVEEAILDLVKDQDNPTIATYAKPGEVLIRVTANGTDEAQVNALLDQYSKAIEARFGRHIFAHSADPLSKAAADLLIKKGMTLAIADSGTGGMAGEILSGIDGMAKVFKLGLVVNDSQMKTKLLGDDSKAAGAMAKRLFAISDCDINVAVSDLAKTPDDPLSAEVEIAICAGGKLQIETCRFKGSRRMIQTRAAIKVFGMIREVLL
- the pgsA gene encoding CDP-diacylglycerol--glycerol-3-phosphate 3-phosphatidyltransferase, with translation MNLPNKITIFRMICIPFFVAAMEISFPHHYLIALIIFCVASYSDHLDGHIARSRHLITDFGKFMDPLADKLLTASAFICLVEAHQMMAWIVIIIIAREFAITGLRTLAASSGIVIAAGKLGKAKTVSQMITIILLILYSWQPQVQMLWLLGNILVYVALALTIISGIEYFVNNKNVIQSK
- the rimO gene encoding 30S ribosomal protein S12 methylthiotransferase RimO; the encoded protein is MADQKVFVRTMGCDKNTVDSEHMLGGLLGRGFSLTEEPADADLIVVNTCCFIEAAKKQSIDAIFDLLPYRTHDDEKCSTFVVAGCMAQRYAEELKAELPEVDYFVGVNEIEDLSEILRQNGTAPEQKIYASPEIHEEDQKRYVKKGSVTEYLKISEGCDNHCTYCAIPNIRGRHRSRRPEEILQEAQMLYDSGVRELILVAQNLTQYGKDLKEEIQLADLLDELAGTVPFKWIRLLYMYPEGIDERLLDVIASHSNICQYFDMPIQHTEDEILRRMGRHIDKKEIYGKVKLIRKKCPDAVLRTTVIAGFPGETEAQFEAMCQSLKELKFERLGAFAYSREEGTPAAEMPDQIDEDVKEDRVRRIYEQQEAISTAWNTRWIDQEIQVLVDEIDENGIAVGRTRGDAPEIDGDVIIETSRPEPGHFYHVRIVDAIGFDLIGEVINESTE
- a CDS encoding DNA translocase FtsK, encoding MARTKKTKGRKKTQSATQKAKAKRTGRASKNEKRELTAGQMRFIGILVIAVAMYSAYAYSTATPTLFDRIWGKGVVRYLFGNVSVIYCMYFIVAGVIIFTQSWKKYARVMGYVALLLANLLIIFSMSVPSMMQYTLLDMFTLPLKGSNAFGGIFGLVLAYIFLTVIKKPGTIILLLCLLAFEIYKIITIVSPGFFGRLRDQSQEAMEEHIKTLKEERELAKMRKEAELKRQQQEELEDQNYDSLFNPSDVGKVSVNTQYVNIDDVIDQLDDEDLKRKAKSEREERVREAEQAAQAPQQPVQNDEESAPEEAGEEDDDPGEIGRPSTDAPVRAYHKPDVALLNPGSHHSGSKKEDVIKKAHQIEDTLKEFKVNANIVGVDVGPSITRFEVQPASGVKVGKIVALSDDLALRLATSDIRMEAPIPGKSAVGIEVPNAVSEVVALGDIIKTPVFQKSEAKLPFALGKTLSGQNVIGDISKMPHLLIAGATGSGKSVCINTMIISLIYKLSPEDLRFIMIDPKMVELNVYNALPHMLIPVVTDPKKAAYALNWGIKEMTDRYQLFKDAGVRDIKGYNKKALQNGQKKLPRIVIIIDELADLMMTSPKEVESAICRIAQLARACGIHLVIATQRPSVDVITGLIKANIPSRIAFSVASNTDSRTILDQVGAEKLLGKGDMLYFPVGKSKPLRVQGTFVSDNEINRVVAAVSQGEKPTFDAHIEEEIQAAETAKDEEKTEETVDELFPKAAELAFTNGQISTSMVQRKLRVGYARAGRIIDELEDRGIISGPNGSKPRKLLMSRENYHG